In Planctomycetota bacterium, the sequence TTGTTTTAGACGCTCACCAGTCGGCCAGCGTTCAATTCGTTCCTTGCGACGCCTCCGCCGTGAATTGATCCAGCTTCCCGTGCGTCGGAAACGCCAGCAGCATCGCCCCGACCAGCAGCGTCGCCAGGCCGAGCGACAGGAGTTGGCCTTCGAGCAGCAGGGCGACGATGTTGAACAACGCCGGCCCTTCGAGGACGGCGAAAGTCACCAAGGTGCGTGTAAGGAACCGCCCCTGGACCGTCCCCTGCGCCTGCCGGCCGACGATGGTCCCGATCGGTCGATGGGCCAGGAGTGCGGCCGCGGCGATCGCGGCTGCGAGGTACGCCACCATCGGATCCTCACTCTCGCTCGGCCCGATGATCAGAACGACGGCCGCGAAGACCACAACGCATGCCAGAAAGCCCGTCGCGACAAACTTTGCTGAAACCAGCGTCTGCTCGGGCGACATGTCTTCGGCCATGCCAGACGGTACAGCGCGCTCGCGCCCTGGCAGCAGCGAGAGGTCGTTTCGGCGGACGTCAGTCCCCCAGCGTTGCCGCCATCAGCGACGTGTCGTCCGCGGCAATCTCGATCAGCTTCAATGGGCCGGCCTTGGCTTCGTGGACGAAGAGGCCTTCGGAGACGTCGACGTCGGGCTCGCGGGCGTCGCGTTCGAGCGCGATCACCAGAAGACGCGGGCCTTTCGGACTGTTGGCCAGCAGCACGATCTCACCCGGGTCCATCAACGGACCGGCGAGACCTTCGGGATACGACCATCCCAGAAGCTGCACCGACGCCGGCAGCTTCGCAACGGCCAGAGCGTGGCCATCGAGGGCGTAGGCGAGATTGTCGTTGAGGTCTTCGGGCGCACACGTCCAGTCGGGCTCGAAGTCGCCCTCGGCAGCGGCCGCGTAGGTCTCGCCGGCCGACGCGTACACCGGCAGCCTCGGCGGCAGTTGGGCGATCTGCTGATGCGTGCCGCCCACGATGGTCGGAAGGAGCCCCTGGAAGGTTGTGATGCCGACGACCAGCACCGCCGCCAGTGCGAGGCCGGCGCGGAACATCGGGCGACGCCACATCGGCAGCGGCGCTCCGACGTCGGCCTTGTCACCTGTGTCTTCGGCGCCGTCAATGTCGGCATCGATCCACGCGAGAACGTCGTCCGGCGTGACGCGACGCGCCTGCTGCTCCGGGTCGAACGCCTGCCGAAGCGTGGCGTCGAGCTGGCGATGATGTTCGGGATCAGCGGGCATGATGCTCGGTCCCTCCTGTGTCCCGTTGTTCATAGTTACTCTCTCTTGCCGGCTCGTGTTCCAAAACGGCAGCCGGGGAGCCGAGGTGTCTGGCCAGGCGTTGTCGGCTTCGATGGACGTGGCTCATCGCCGTCGCGGGCGGAATCTCGAGTGCGTCGGCAATCTCGTCGTACGACGCCTCCAGCACGACGCGCATCAGAAGGCACGCCCGCGGCGTCTCGGCCAGCGCCAGGAGCGACCGGATCAACGCGTCGCCCAGGCCGAGCCCTTCGAGGTTCGCAATGTCCGCGTCAGCCGTCGTCGGCTTCGGAGCGATGACGCGATCGGTGTCGAGTCCGGAATCAGGGCGTTTCTTGCGTCGGCGAGCCAGCGCACAGTGGTGCGCGATTCGGCAGATCCACGCGGCGAAGTTGGTCCCGACCGCAAACGTCTCACGACGACGCCACGCGACCGCGGCGGCCTCCTGGACGACATCGTCGGCACCGTGACGGTCGAGCAGCACGCCCATCGCCACCACCCACGCCCGCCTCGACGCATCAGCGAAGAGGCGGGCGAAGGCGTCTCTGCCAATGACGTCCGTGACGCGCGATGAATCGGCGCTGTCCGGTGGCGACGATGGCAACGTCACGGGCTTCTGCCTGGTGGCGAAATGGGAAGCATTTTCCACAACCGGAAGTGATGTTAACCCAATCGCAGCGATCATCGTCGGCGACGCAGTAGCACGCCCGCCGCAGCAAGGCCGAGCGCCGCGACGCCCGGTTCCGGCACCGCCTGGGTCGGCGAGCCATCGAGCGTCGTAAAGAACCACGGCCCGAAGTTGCCGTTGGCATCAGTGGGCGAGGTGTCGTTGACGAACTGGTAGAGCGGATTGCCGTTGACCAGCACCCACTGCAGACCCAGCGCACTGTCCGGATTCGTCAACAGCGAGAAGTCAGCGGTCACCTCATCGGGAATGACGAGGTCGGCGAGGGTTGCGTTGCTTTCGAGGTAGACCCAGCCCCAGGTCGATCCGGTGAAGTCGGGATCGTTCGGCTGCGGATCGTCGAAGTCGGGGGCGAACTGGTAGACCGTCCGCGTGTCAGCAACCGCCGGCCCGCCGGGCGTCTGGCGTTCGACGGCGCCGGTGATCTGGAGGATCTCGCCGCCCTCGGGCAGCGTCAAGACGGAGATGTCAGCCGCGTTAGCGGTTGCGGCAAGACCAGCAACGACGGAGGCGGTGAGGAGAAGAGAAGACTGCATGAGCGTGTCTGCGAGTTGGAAAGAAAGGCCGACGACCAACGCCGGCTCTGCGGGCTCATGCCTCGAGGTCGGGTGCTTCTTGCATTGGTGGAAGTTTTTCGTCTGGTACCCGCGATCGCACTCCACCGTTGGGGCCGTGAGCAGCACAGGGTGGCGGGCGCCATTGCATGTTGGCGAATGATCCGCCTGGGTGCCGGCGTTGGTGACGCGTTGGTTGTCGGAAAGCGATCGCGAACGTCTGTGTGCTGCTTTCGATTCGCCGCAGAAGTGCGGATTTTTGGTCGCCGAGCGTGGCGGTTTCTGATTGGATGCGGGTATGACTTGCCGAGCGTTCGTGTGGATCGTTTGCTTCTGCCTCGTCTCCTTTCCGCTGTTCGCAGAGGCACGGGAAGCCGAGACGATTTACTTCGGTGGGCCGGTCCTCACGATGAATGATGACCTGCCGCAGGCCGAGGCGGTTGCGGTCGCGGATGGGACGATTCTGGCGGTCGGCGATCTCGACCAAGTCATGCAGCATCGTGGGGAACGGACGGATCTCGTCGACCTCGAAGGGCGGACGATGGTGCCTGGGTTTGTCGACTCGCACGGGCATGCCTTCATGGTCGGGCTTCAGGCGAGCGTCGCCAATCTGCTGCCACCGCCGGATGGCGGCGTCGACTCGATCGACGGGCTTGTCGAGACGTTGACGACGTTCGCGGCTGAGAATCCGGAGACCGTCGAGCGGCTCGGCTGGATCGTCGGCTTCGGCTATGACAATGCCCAACTCGTCGAGCAGCGTCATCCGACACGCGACGACCTCGACCGCGTCTCGACCGACGTGCCGATCGTCGTCATCCACCAGTCGAGCCACCTCGGCTCGGCCAACAGCAAGGCACTCGACCTGCTCGGCATCAGCGCCGACACGCCGGATCCCAAAGGTGGCAAGTTCCTTCGACGCGACGGCACCAACGAGCCCGATGGCCACGCGGAGGAGTATGCCTTCTTCGCCATGCTCGGCGGACTCGCGGGCAACTTCGACGACGATGTCAGCGACGCGTTTGTCGAGCGAGGGACGGCCATGCTCGCGTCGTTCGGCTACACAACCGCACAGGAAGGCCGAGCCAATGCGGATGCGATTGCCGCGTTTCGAAGGGTGGCTGCTCGGGGCGACCTGCGGATCGACGTGGCGATCTATCCGGACATTCTCATGCTCGACGATGAGGTGCCAACGCGCGAGTACGCGGACGGCGTGCGGATCGCCGGGTACAAGTTGACGATCGACGGCTCGCCTCAGGGCAAGACGGCCTGGTTGAGTCGGCCTTACTTCAAGGTGCCCGATGGCCAGCCCGCGGACTACGCCGGCTATGCCGCGATCACGCCGGAAGCCGCTCACGCCGCGATCGACAAGGCCTTTGCCAACGACTGGCAGCTCCTGGTGCACGCCAACGGTGATGCGGCCATCGACACGATGATCGCGGGCGTCGACATGGCCCGACAAGCACACCCGAACGTCGACGGCCGTCCCGTGCTCATCCACGGCCAGACGCTCCGTCACGATCAGGTCGCCCAGCTTGATCGGCTCGACATCTTCCCGTCGCTCTACCCGATGCACACGTATTACTGGGGCGACTATCACCGCGAGTCGGTGCTCGGAAGCGAACGCGCAGAGAACATCTCGCCGACAGGCTGGGTCCTGGATCGTGGCATGCGATTCGGCACGCATCACGACGCACCAGTCGCGTTGCCCGACTCGATGCGTGTCCTTTCCGCGACCGTCACGCGCCGTTCGCGAAGTGGCGACATCCTCGGCCCGCAGCACCGCGTCGACGTGATGACTGCCCTGAAAGCGATGACGCTCTGGCCGGCGTTTCAGCACTTCGAAGAAGACGAAAAAGGCTCCATCGAGCCGGGGAAGGTGGCAGACTTGGTGATTTTGTCTGCCGACCCGCGCGAAGTCGCCGAGGCCGACTTGGCCGGTGTGAAGGTGTTGGAGACGATCAAGTCGGGCCGGACGATCTACACGCGCGACGAGCAGGCAGCCCTTCATCTGCCGCCGGCACTGGGTCTCTTCGCCCACGAGCCACACAGGCACGACCACGCGCACGCACACGCCGCCACGGCCGACGGTTGCTTCAGTCCGGCCGTGGACATCATTCTCGACGTGATGGACCGCGACTGAAGTCGTTGCGTGCGTTTCGTCTGCAAGCGAGGACGGCTGACTTGTTGGTGTACATCAGTCGATTCGCCGGCTGTGCGCCGCGCGCGGGTTCTGCCCGAACCAGCCGTGGACGCGTCGGACGTGGTCGTGTTCTTTCCGGCCGCCGGTGGGTCGTTGGCGGCGCGGTGTGGTTCGTGGGTGAGACCGTGCGGGAGCGTGCTGCTCTGCCGCTTCGCGCGGGGTCATGCCGAAGGCGTCGCGAAAGGCACGGGAGAAGTGCCGCGAGTCGCGAAAGCCGACGTGGTCTGCAAGGCCGGCCAGATTGATGGCACTTGCGGGCTCTGTGTTCAGCACGTCCATCGCGACGGCCAGACGTCGACGGCGGAGGTAGCGTCCGATCCCGCCGTGGCTGCGGAACAGCCGGTAGGTCGTCGCGCGGGAGCAGTGGAATCGCGCGACGAGGTCTTCGACGCCGACGTCCGGGTTGCCGAGGTGATCTTCGAGGTGACGGATCATCGCATCGAGCAGCGCTGGCTCGACGTGCTCGGGGTTCGCCGGGCGACCGTCGGCCGCATCGAGCAAGCCGCCCAGCAGGCCACGCAATCCTGCCCCGACGGCCGACGCCTGATCGACGGTGACATCGGGCAGCGTGCTCCACGTCGTCTCGATCGCTGTCGCCAGCACTCGGCCCGCCGGCGAATCTCGATGCCACCACACCGCCGAGCGTCCGCCCAGGTCCGGCCGAGGGCAGAGGTGTCGCGGGATGAATAGGCTCAGCTGATCTGCTGCCGTCGCGTCCTTGGTGTAGCCGTGCCGCCAATCCGCCAGGACGATGCGGTCGGGCCGAACGACGTAGGAGCCTTTGTCGTCATCGACGCGTTCCTCGCCGCGGGTCAGCATGTGCACCGCCCAGCCGTCGCCGGCGTCACTTCGTGCTTGTTCCGAACTTCGTACAAACTGCGTCGCCCCGTAGGCCGTCCTGCCGCAGACGACTCCGCCGACGTCGGCGAACTCGACGTCGCATTCGAAGTCATCGGTCGTCTGCCTCGCGGCGGTGTCCATGACCGGTCGGCACAGCTCGTGCCACATGTCGAAGCCGTCGGTCGGCCTTCGCAGCGTCACGCGTGGCAACGGGTGACGCTCGGGGAGGAGCTTGCCCTTCGCCATGGCTAATGGTTGAGCCATAACTGTGAGGAAGGCGCTAGTGAGCCATTTTGAGACACGGCGCACAAGATTTTGAGACGCCACGCGC encodes:
- a CDS encoding AraC family transcriptional regulator, whose amino-acid sequence is MAKGKLLPERHPLPRVTLRRPTDGFDMWHELCRPVMDTAARQTTDDFECDVEFADVGGVVCGRTAYGATQFVRSSEQARSDAGDGWAVHMLTRGEERVDDDKGSYVVRPDRIVLADWRHGYTKDATAADQLSLFIPRHLCPRPDLGGRSAVWWHRDSPAGRVLATAIETTWSTLPDVTVDQASAVGAGLRGLLGGLLDAADGRPANPEHVEPALLDAMIRHLEDHLGNPDVGVEDLVARFHCSRATTYRLFRSHGGIGRYLRRRRLAVAMDVLNTEPASAINLAGLADHVGFRDSRHFSRAFRDAFGMTPREAAEQHAPARSHPRTTPRRQRPTGGRKEHDHVRRVHGWFGQNPRAAHSRRID
- a CDS encoding RNA polymerase sigma factor — translated: MTLPSSPPDSADSSRVTDVIGRDAFARLFADASRRAWVVAMGVLLDRHGADDVVQEAAAVAWRRRETFAVGTNFAAWICRIAHHCALARRRKKRPDSGLDTDRVIAPKPTTADADIANLEGLGLGDALIRSLLALAETPRACLLMRVVLEASYDEIADALEIPPATAMSHVHRSRQRLARHLGSPAAVLEHEPARESNYEQRDTGGTEHHAR
- a CDS encoding MYXO-CTERM sorting domain-containing protein, giving the protein MQSSLLLTASVVAGLAATANAADISVLTLPEGGEILQITGAVERQTPGGPAVADTRTVYQFAPDFDDPQPNDPDFTGSTWGWVYLESNATLADLVIPDEVTADFSLLTNPDSALGLQWVLVNGNPLYQFVNDTSPTDANGNFGPWFFTTLDGSPTQAVPEPGVAALGLAAAGVLLRRRR
- a CDS encoding amidohydrolase, whose amino-acid sequence is MWIVCFCLVSFPLFAEAREAETIYFGGPVLTMNDDLPQAEAVAVADGTILAVGDLDQVMQHRGERTDLVDLEGRTMVPGFVDSHGHAFMVGLQASVANLLPPPDGGVDSIDGLVETLTTFAAENPETVERLGWIVGFGYDNAQLVEQRHPTRDDLDRVSTDVPIVVIHQSSHLGSANSKALDLLGISADTPDPKGGKFLRRDGTNEPDGHAEEYAFFAMLGGLAGNFDDDVSDAFVERGTAMLASFGYTTAQEGRANADAIAAFRRVAARGDLRIDVAIYPDILMLDDEVPTREYADGVRIAGYKLTIDGSPQGKTAWLSRPYFKVPDGQPADYAGYAAITPEAAHAAIDKAFANDWQLLVHANGDAAIDTMIAGVDMARQAHPNVDGRPVLIHGQTLRHDQVAQLDRLDIFPSLYPMHTYYWGDYHRESVLGSERAENISPTGWVLDRGMRFGTHHDAPVALPDSMRVLSATVTRRSRSGDILGPQHRVDVMTALKAMTLWPAFQHFEEDEKGSIEPGKVADLVILSADPREVAEADLAGVKVLETIKSGRTIYTRDEQAALHLPPALGLFAHEPHRHDHAHAHAATADGCFSPAVDIILDVMDRD